The proteins below are encoded in one region of Papilio machaon chromosome 27, ilPapMach1.1, whole genome shotgun sequence:
- the LOC123722553 gene encoding uncharacterized protein LOC123722553 has product MASLQNILPQEGTSGTAGGESLPVASAAGCPAYSGGGKDCFSNTTTQARIMETIARDLDSEVTRRPSLDGVKMKEARVRLERLPIAALSDTSEGKTRSDRMECDGGAASDSDCSLTVAAERGPISDAMAAMLGAKRPRLSEGSTDDERTASPGMARWRQQEKRAAAKARAKQKEEDLEKEAELARFRRETRSALFPRPDERTGERCAAQLQEQVQEDLAIIERVASKSSNLKGNFVRALKDAAVSIKKAVEVLGARTLSEETCQLQADNARLRAEMDALHKELAAIKEDLRKRGSAVSSHPDTTVKAVPASRPPQTPNETSSVEEICRAVMVQVGGMMNARLASLEDRLLPERNLRPPLAADKKRDGSSYAAKLAGQPTVPAKGKDQGAARQTAQKVPAQPGTSGTQRKAPAAPSQRPPGPAQSRRQKEKAGAAKLHAPRSSAVVITLQPGASERGATYASVIASAKERINPAELGAQGVRLRKAANGGRIFEFPGASSGEKADSLAQRLREVLDSEVVRVSRPTKSVALRVSGLDDSTTSAEVVAAIAAAGECPAEQLRAGVMSTGRDGLGSVVVQCPVAAAKKIVTAGRLLVGWVSAQARVLDARPMRCYRCLAPGHLSGQCQGVDRSGLCFRCGQPGHKARGCTAAPHCVVCAAAGVPAEHRVGNKACVSPPKGKRSKKGGGDGQNSTVGQPTASPLQAAPPQAEEVAMVVE; this is encoded by the exons ATGGCAAGCCTACAAAACATActaccccaggagggtacctCCGGCACTGCCGGGGGAGAATCCCTCCCCGTGGCCTCGGCCGCGGGCTGCCCcgcgtattctggggggggcaaGGACTGCTTTTCCAATACGACGACTCAGGCTAGAATAATGGAAACGATTGCACGTGATCTGGATTCGGAGGTGACGAGGCGCCCGTCGCTGGACGGCGTCAAAATGAAAGAGGCGAGAGTGCGGCTGGAACGCTTGCCGATCGCGGCACTCAGCGATACATCGGAGGGAAAGACAAGAAGTGACAGGATGGAGTGCGATGGTGGAGCAGCGTCCGATTCGGACTGCAGCCTCACCGTCGCTGCCGAAAGGGGGCCGATTTCGGACGCCATGGCTGCAATGCTCGGCGCGAAACGACCCCGCCTCAGTGAGGGGTCCACGGACGATGAACGGACGGCGTCCCCAGGGATGGCAAGGTGGCGCCAACAAGAGAAGAGGGCCGCGGCCAAGGCTCGCGCCAAACAAAAGGAAGAAGACTTGGAAAAAGAAGCTGAGCTCGCTCGCTTCCGGCGCGAGACGCGGTCTGCGTTGTTTCCCCGACCTGACGAGAGGACGGGAGAGAGGTGTGCCGCTCAGCTCCAAGAGCAGGTGCAGGAGGACTTGGCCATTATTGAGAGGGTGGCGTCCAAGTCCTCCAATTTGAAGGGAAACTTTGTGCGAGCCCTGAAGGACGCTGCGGTATCAATCAAGAAAGCCGTGGAAGTCCTCGGGGCCCGCACACTATCGGAGGAGACATGCCAGCTCCAGGCGGACAATGCTCGCCTGCGGGCCGAGATGGATGCACTCCATAAAGAGTTAGCAGCCATAAAGGAGGATCTGCGGAAACGGGGTTCCGCAGTCTCCTCCCACCCGGATACGACAGTGAAGGCCGTCCCCGCATCACGGCCCCCACAAACACCTAACGAGACGTCCTCCGTGGAGGAGATCTGTCGCGCAGTAATGGTCCAGGTCGGAGGCATGATGAACGCCCGCCTGGCCTCGCTTGAGGACAGACTCCTCCCGGAGAGGAACCTGCGGCCACCCCTCGCGGCCGATAAGAAGAGGGACGGGAGCTCGTACGCTGCCAAGCTTGCGGGGCAGCCGACGGTGCCCGCTAAAGGAAAAGACCAGGGTGCGGCCAGGCAGACGGCGCAGAAAGTGCCAGCCCAGCCAGGCACCAGCGGCACCCAACGGAAGGCTCCCGCTGCGCCATCGCAGCGCCCGCCGGGCCCCGCCCAGAGCCG GCGTCAAAAGGAGAAGGCTGGTGCCGCCAAACTCCACGCGCCCCGGTCGTCTGCGGTGGTCATCACGCTGCAGCCGGGCGCGTCAGAGCGGGGAGCCACCTACGCTAGTGTCATTGCCTCGGCAAAGGAGAGAATTAACCCAGCCGAGCTTGGAGCCCAGGGCGTTCGCCTTCGGAAGGCTGCCAACGGGGGTCGTATTTTTGAGTTCCCAGGCGCCTCCAGTGGCGAGAAGGCGGACTCCCTGGCCCAAAGGCTGCGGGAGGTCCTGGATAGTGAAGTCGTCCGCGTCTCCAGGCCTACTAAGTCGGTGGCCCTACGGGTGTCAGGCCTGGACGACTCTACCACCAGTGCCGAGGTGGTCGCCGCGATAGCTGCAGCGGGAGAGTGCCCCGCCGAGCAACTGCGGGCCGGCGTGATGTCCACCGGCCGCGACGGACTGGGATCAGTGGTTGTCCAGTGTCCCGTCGCGGCTGCGAAAAAGATCGTGACCGCTGGTCGTCTTCTGGTGGGCTGGGTGTCCGCCCAGGCTAGAGTGCTGGATGCCCGGCCAATGAGATGTTACAGGTGCCTGGCTCCCGGGCACCTATCCGGCCAGTGCCAGGGGGTGGACCGCTCCGGACTCTGTTTCCGGTGCGGTCAACCAGGGCACAAGGCCCGCGGATGCACCGCTGCGCCTCACTGCGTGGTCTGCGCTGCGGCCGGCGTGCCGGCGGAGCACCGAGTCGGCAACAAAGCCTGCGTCTCCCCACCCAAGGGGAAGAGAAGTAAGAAGGGAGGCGGGGACGGTCAGAACTCGACGGTTGGACAGCCCACTGCCTCACCCCTACAGGCGGCGCCGCCGCAGGCCGAGGAGGTTGCTATGGTCGTTGAATAA
- the LOC106707440 gene encoding 60S ribosome subunit biogenesis protein NIP7 homolog: MKVLSEDRTRILFEKLSKYIGVNVKLLIDRPDGTYCFREKKDRVYYISERLLQLAQTVNPDHLVSAGTCFGKFTKTNKFRLHITALTYIAPYASYKIWVKPSAEQQFLYGHHVLKSGLGRITENTPKHQGVVIYTMSDIPIGFGITSRSTAECRHADPLANIAFHQADIGEYIRSEDTLM, encoded by the exons atgaaagtatTATCAGAAGATAGAACtcgaatattatttgaaaaattaagtaaata TATCGGCGTGaatgtaaaattgttaatagaCAGGCCAGATGGGACTTATTGTTTTAGAGAGAAAAAAGATCGTGTGTATTACATATCGGAACGTCTATTGCAGCTTGCACAGACTGTCAACCCAGACCATTTAGTATCAGCAGGCACATGTTTCGGAAAAttcacaaaaacaaacaagtttAGATTACATATAACCGCATTGACTTATATAGCACCGTACGCTTCTTACAAAATTTGGGTTAAGCCATCTGCGGAACAACAATTCTTATATGGGcatcatgttttaaaaagtg gTCTAGGTAGAATAACAGAGAACACACCGAAACATCAAGGTGTAGTCATATACACAATGTCCGATATACCGATCGGTTTTGGTATTACATCCAGGTCGACAGCTGAGTGCCGGCATGCGGATCCATTAGCTAATATAGCATTCCATCAAGCTGACATAGGAGAATATATacgttctgaagatactttaatgtag